Proteins encoded together in one Actinomycetota bacterium window:
- a CDS encoding PilT/PilU family type 4a pilus ATPase, translated as MAEIDGLLKLMTEKGSSDLHIKAGSPPAIRLNGRLFVLTDLPSLSAEATYQLAVGMMDERQKASYENHHEIDFAYSLAGVGRFRVNVFKQRGSVGVTLRRVATDRAGIEELGLPAVVGRLSDEPRGLILVTGTAGSGKTTTLAAMIDHINATREGHIVTIEDPIEVLHADKKCIVNQREIGIDTDSYADALRHVVRQDPDIILIGEMRDHETVSAALTAAEIGNLVLSTLHTIDATETINRIIDFFPPYQHKQVRLMLASTLRGIISLRLIPSIQGGLVPAVEVLVATGTIREYITDPEKTYLIRDAMEEGEYYGMQTFDQSLLHLYRDRRITLDDAMAMAHNAHDFKIKVRQLGLDMSQVADSGIF; from the coding sequence ATGGCTGAGATCGACGGCCTGCTCAAGCTGATGACCGAGAAGGGCAGCTCCGACCTGCACATCAAGGCCGGGAGTCCTCCCGCCATCCGACTCAACGGCCGGCTCTTCGTGTTGACCGACCTCCCCTCGCTGTCCGCCGAGGCGACGTACCAGCTCGCCGTCGGCATGATGGACGAGCGCCAGAAGGCCAGCTACGAGAACCATCACGAGATCGACTTCGCGTACTCGCTCGCCGGTGTCGGGCGGTTCCGCGTCAACGTCTTCAAGCAACGCGGCAGCGTAGGCGTGACGTTGCGGCGCGTGGCCACCGACCGGGCCGGTATCGAGGAGCTCGGCCTGCCCGCGGTCGTCGGACGGCTGTCGGACGAGCCGCGCGGGCTCATCCTCGTCACCGGCACGGCGGGCTCGGGCAAGACCACGACCTTGGCGGCGATGATCGACCACATCAACGCGACCCGCGAGGGCCACATCGTCACCATCGAAGACCCGATCGAGGTCCTGCACGCCGACAAGAAGTGCATCGTCAACCAGCGGGAGATCGGCATCGACACCGACAGCTACGCGGACGCCCTGCGCCACGTGGTGCGGCAGGATCCCGACATCATCCTCATCGGCGAGATGCGCGACCACGAGACGGTGTCCGCCGCGCTGACCGCCGCGGAGATCGGGAACCTCGTGCTGTCGACGCTGCACACGATCGACGCCACCGAGACGATCAACCGCATCATCGACTTCTTCCCGCCCTACCAGCACAAGCAGGTCCGGCTGATGCTCGCCTCGACGCTCAGGGGCATCATCTCGCTGCGCCTCATCCCGTCGATCCAAGGCGGACTCGTCCCGGCGGTCGAGGTGCTGGTGGCCACCGGCACGATCCGCGAGTACATCACGGACCCGGAGAAGACCTACCTCATCCGGGACGCGATGGAAGAGGGCGAGTACTACGGCATGCAGACGTTCGATCAGTCACTGCTGCACCTGTACCGCGACCGACGCATCACGCTGGACGACGCGATGGCGATGGCGCACAACGCGCACGACTTCAAGATCAAGGTGCGCCAACTCGGCCTGGACATGTCGCAGGTCGCCGACAGCGGGATCTTCTAG
- a CDS encoding radical SAM protein: protein MSRILFVVPPYSCWGVQVIGTWPPLQLAYLGQAVVDAGHEARIYDAMNGGRTFEDIRAEIEGYSPDFVMTLDYLPVTGAIATATVPAALETLAIAKAVDPDVVTIIGGPHPTFMYEEILGDPEKRADFVLRGEMEETLPELLAAARGGDVEVVKGIAFARGDGIVATAMRPHIQDLDAVRPAWDLLEWSLYHYNIEPWGRMASMLTSRGCMMGCSFCSHRQFWRGDWRARTPENVLAEVRELVETYDVEFITLIDPYPTNDRDRWERILDLLIEADLDVRLLMETRVEDIVRDADILHKYREAGIVHLYLGAESSTDEMLASLNKGTSVDLNKRALDLAREHDIMTEASFMVGGPDETPESIQRTIDVAIQLNPDIAVFPVLTPMPFTPIYEELKDRIRVFDYSKYNLATPIVEPYAMTLEEVTIALGRCYMAFYGNKMGEIMALPDGFKRRYMLSAFQEMMKGYKEFFEHLGMKMPPMPRIPGLTE from the coding sequence ATGAGCAGGATCCTGTTCGTCGTGCCGCCGTACAGCTGCTGGGGGGTCCAGGTCATCGGGACCTGGCCGCCGCTGCAGCTCGCATACCTCGGGCAGGCCGTTGTGGACGCGGGTCACGAGGCGCGCATCTACGACGCGATGAACGGCGGACGCACCTTCGAGGACATCCGTGCCGAGATCGAGGGGTATTCGCCGGACTTCGTCATGACGCTCGACTACCTTCCGGTCACCGGCGCCATCGCCACCGCGACGGTCCCAGCGGCGCTCGAAACGCTCGCGATCGCGAAGGCGGTCGATCCCGACGTGGTCACGATCATCGGCGGACCGCACCCGACCTTCATGTACGAGGAGATTCTCGGCGATCCAGAGAAGCGGGCGGACTTCGTTCTGCGCGGCGAGATGGAGGAGACGCTGCCGGAGCTACTGGCGGCGGCGCGCGGCGGTGATGTCGAGGTCGTGAAGGGGATCGCGTTCGCGCGCGGCGACGGGATCGTCGCGACCGCCATGCGCCCACACATCCAGGACCTGGACGCCGTCAGGCCCGCCTGGGATCTGCTCGAATGGAGCCTCTACCACTACAACATCGAGCCGTGGGGCCGCATGGCGTCGATGCTCACGTCGCGCGGCTGCATGATGGGCTGCTCGTTCTGCAGCCACCGCCAGTTCTGGCGCGGAGACTGGCGAGCGCGGACGCCCGAGAACGTGCTCGCTGAGGTCCGCGAGTTGGTGGAGACGTACGACGTCGAGTTCATCACGCTCATCGACCCGTACCCCACGAACGACCGCGACCGCTGGGAGCGCATCCTCGACCTGCTCATCGAGGCGGACCTCGACGTCCGCCTGCTCATGGAGACGCGCGTCGAGGACATCGTCCGGGACGCCGACATCCTGCACAAGTACCGCGAGGCGGGGATCGTGCACCTCTACCTCGGCGCCGAGAGCAGCACGGACGAGATGCTCGCGAGCCTCAACAAGGGCACGAGCGTGGACCTGAACAAGCGGGCGCTCGACCTCGCGCGCGAGCACGACATCATGACAGAGGCGTCGTTCATGGTGGGCGGCCCTGACGAGACGCCCGAGTCGATCCAGAGGACCATCGACGTGGCGATCCAACTCAACCCAGACATCGCGGTCTTCCCGGTGCTGACCCCCATGCCGTTCACGCCCATCTACGAGGAACTCAAGGACCGCATCCGGGTCTTCGACTACTCGAAGTACAACCTGGCGACGCCCATCGTCGAGCCGTACGCGATGACGCTCGAGGAGGTCACGATCGCGCTCGGGAGGTGCTACATGGCCTTCTACGGCAACAAGATGGGGGAGATCATGGCGCTGCCCGACGGCTTCAAGCGCCGCTACATGCTCTCCGCGTTCCAGGAGATGATGAAGGGCTACAAGGAGTTCTTCGAGCATCTGGGTATGAAGATGCCGCCGATGCCGAGGATCCCCGGCCTCACGGAGTAG